A window of the Macaca nemestrina isolate mMacNem1 chromosome X, mMacNem.hap1, whole genome shotgun sequence genome harbors these coding sequences:
- the LOC139360872 gene encoding CXXC-type zinc finger protein 1-like has product MCEVHRARRAEAGSECEAQEEFEEKGRAEGDELNGEHEGRLGVECRAGVQELGVNIDPPDPAMTTLVLKKEKQQTQKRKHTNNEGEKGSKDLQIFCVSCGQPISKRVALRHMERCFAKYECQLSIGSLYPTCIEGTTWFFCDAYSLKSKRYCKRLKVLCSEHSWDPKVPKDEVGGCPLVHNVFEFTGNFCCLPKCLCNCYYSWEKLRRAEVDLERMQALHKLEQLFEQEQKVHTFLMNRVGLLALMLHKTIQHDPFTSDLCSRVDI; this is encoded by the exons ATGTGTGAGGTCCACAGGGCACGAAGG GCAGAAGCAGGCAGTGAATGTGAAGCACAAGAAGAGTTTGAAGAAAAAGGTAGAGCAGAAGGTGACGAATTGAATGGGGAGCATGAAGGCAGGTTGGGGGTGGAATGCAGGGCAGGGGTGCAGGAGTTGGGGGTTAACATCGACCCTCCTGATCCTGCCATGACCACTCTTGTCCTGaagaaggagaagcagcagaCGCAGAAAAGGAAGCACacg AACAACGAAGGTGAAAAGGGCAGCAAAGACCTGCAGATCTTTTGTGTCTCCTGCGGGCAGCCCATCTCTAAGCGTGTTGCCTTGCGCCACATGGAACGCTGCTTTGCCAAG TATGAGTGCCAACTGTCCATTGGGTCCCTGTACCCTACTTGCATTGAAGG GACCACATGGTTCTTCTGTGATGCCTACAGTCTGAAGAGTAAGAGGTACTGTAAGCGCCTCAAGGTGCTGTGTTCTGAGCACTCTTGGGACCCCAAG GTGCCAAAGGATGAGGTGGGCGGTTGTCCACTAGTGCATAATGTCTTTGAGTTCACGGGTAATTTCTGTTGCCTCCCCAAATGCCTGTGCAACTGCTACTACAGCTGGGAGAAGCTGAGGCGTGCTGAGGTGGACCTGGAGCGCATGCAGGCG TTGCACAAGCTGGAACAGCTGTTTGAGCAGGAGCAGAAGGTGCACACGTTTTTGATGAACCGGGTGGGGCTGCTGGCTCTGATGCTGCACAAGACGATCCAGCATGACCCATTCACCAGTGACTTGTGCTCCAGGGTGGACATCTAA